Proteins from a genomic interval of Anolis sagrei isolate rAnoSag1 chromosome 1, rAnoSag1.mat, whole genome shotgun sequence:
- the C1H11orf91 gene encoding uncharacterized protein C11orf91 homolog, whose translation MSHQQQPPPTPRPPPPLYFPSLYDRTAQNTTLADCSLWRKLFVPLRGGEVGPTGPQRPPPGLGILPPANDRCCPPAWPAGLAPIPYEPLRFFCPAAETTPQYGTTVHQQQQPDGEICELGIRLKELELLALTGDGSDPQQYKLLKALKDEKTDDVITGLTMKKKSPPS comes from the exons ATGAGTCATCAGCAACAGCCCCCTCCAACCCCTCGGCCACCACCCCCTCTCTACTTTCCTTCCCTCTATGACCGAACGGCACAAAACACCACCCTAGCTGACTGCAGCCTCTGGCGGAAGCTTTTTGTGCCGTTGCGAGGGGGTGAAGTGGGACCAACTGGGCCCCAGAGACCTCCACCTGGGCTTGGGATTCTCCCGCCAGCCAATGACCGCTGCTGCCCACCTGCTTGGCCAGCAGGTCTGGCCCCCATCCCATATGAGCCATTGCGGTTCTTCTGTCCTGCTGCTGAGACCACCCCTCAGTATGGGACTACGGTACATCAGCAGCAACAGCCAGATGGGGAGATCTGTGAGCTTGGCATCCGTCTGAAGGAGCTAGAATTGCTGGCACTCACTGGAGACGGCTCAGATCCACAGCAGT ATAAGCTTCTTAAGGCTCTGAAGGATGAGAAGACAGATGATGTAATAACAGGATTGACAATGAAGAAAAAATCACCTCCATCATGA